A genomic segment from Desulfurobacterium pacificum encodes:
- a CDS encoding AAA family ATPase: protein MLEFASYYLARELSEKVVGQLEALFKLSNAICENLEAYLEGRSRKKNNCLIVGPTGNGKTEIARALSQKLKVPFTKVSITEYTLTGYKGKDPHEIVTAEFASAVKNSYHGIKDLAKNYYLYKQALAAFCESESSPEKLKAALEYAAARVFLRHTRVLEFMYDRFNGSEDALETASLIEEIAGEILSFPGFEEKKDKDFPVLMSFQKRPFGLIFIDEADKLLIKERGDDEEGFYRSLQYHLLELIEGGWVRAEKSSDSIDTSHITFILAGAFTETSPEEFAPELKGRLNVRINVRKLGYEDYLAIISSKMQEYLPSGDSTNSIPDVVVVENDAKIELAKICEKENEKEYLGVRRLESLLSKIREAVEWDLMHGSVLPVVVNASFVRWALEADFNFQIPMLPELSQEKKEKIKEIRRKSRVSKDNMVKARVLFLRKELKKIRSGNPANFILQDKLIDYLLLTDSTGKSVLEYLVEDGTISSLSLNRRNLKLLKNALGKEILGKIKIKILEEPEKNSKESSADEYDLDINLSEEEWEKFFKWIEDSDSENS from the coding sequence ATGCTGGAATTTGCAAGCTACTACTTGGCTCGTGAACTCAGCGAAAAAGTAGTAGGGCAGCTTGAAGCTCTTTTTAAGCTGTCAAATGCTATCTGCGAAAATCTGGAAGCTTACCTTGAAGGACGTTCCAGGAAGAAGAACAACTGCCTGATTGTAGGTCCTACCGGAAACGGTAAAACGGAGATTGCAAGAGCCCTATCGCAGAAACTCAAGGTTCCTTTTACTAAAGTATCCATAACTGAGTATACTTTGACAGGCTATAAGGGAAAAGATCCGCACGAAATAGTTACTGCAGAATTTGCGTCTGCGGTTAAGAATAGTTATCACGGAATTAAAGATCTGGCAAAAAACTATTATTTATACAAGCAAGCTCTTGCTGCTTTTTGCGAATCTGAAAGCTCACCTGAGAAATTAAAGGCTGCTCTCGAATACGCAGCTGCCCGAGTCTTTCTCAGACACACACGGGTTTTAGAGTTCATGTATGACAGATTTAATGGTTCAGAAGATGCTTTAGAAACTGCTTCTTTGATTGAAGAAATAGCCGGTGAAATACTGTCTTTTCCAGGTTTTGAAGAGAAAAAGGATAAAGATTTCCCTGTCTTGATGAGCTTTCAAAAACGTCCCTTTGGTTTAATCTTTATAGATGAAGCAGATAAGCTTTTAATAAAAGAAAGGGGAGACGATGAAGAGGGTTTCTACCGCAGCCTCCAGTATCACCTTTTAGAGCTTATCGAAGGTGGTTGGGTAAGGGCAGAGAAGTCTTCTGATTCTATCGACACTTCTCACATAACTTTCATTTTAGCTGGAGCTTTCACTGAAACTTCACCGGAAGAGTTTGCACCGGAACTGAAAGGAAGGCTTAACGTCCGCATAAATGTCAGAAAGCTGGGATACGAAGACTATCTGGCTATCATCAGTTCTAAAATGCAGGAATACCTGCCTTCAGGAGATTCAACTAATTCCATTCCTGACGTAGTTGTTGTGGAAAACGACGCAAAAATAGAGTTAGCGAAGATATGTGAAAAAGAAAACGAAAAAGAATACTTAGGTGTAAGGAGGCTGGAAAGCCTTTTATCCAAAATTAGAGAGGCGGTTGAATGGGATCTTATGCACGGCAGTGTTTTACCTGTGGTTGTGAATGCTTCTTTCGTGAGATGGGCGCTTGAAGCAGACTTTAATTTTCAGATACCTATGCTTCCAGAATTAAGTCAGGAAAAAAAGGAAAAAATAAAAGAAATACGTCGTAAAAGTAGAGTTTCTAAAGATAATATGGTTAAGGCAAGAGTCCTGTTTCTCAGGAAGGAGCTTAAAAAAATCCGGTCAGGAAATCCTGCCAACTTTATACTGCAGGACAAACTGATAGACTACCTTTTATTAACAGATTCTACCGGAAAAAGCGTGCTTGAATATCTGGTGGAAGATGGGACTATATCTTCTCTGAGTCTGAATCGTCGGAATTTAAAGCTTTTAAAGAATGCGTTAGGAAAAGAGATTTTAGGGAAAATAAAAATTAAAATTCTAGAAGAGCCAGAAAAGAATTCTAAAGAAAGCTCTGCTGATGAATATGATTTAGACATCAATTTAAGCGAAGAAGAATGGGAAAAATTTTTTAAATGGATAGAAGATTCTGACAGTGAAAATTCTTGA
- a CDS encoding DUF2283 domain-containing protein, with product MEEIDIFKPEEGKLKYDKSSDILYVSFYDTEKGKWISLTIEKLKEKSKYFPKDDILWVTISDKGRCEGEYFSGGFIVDFDEDGEPAGLEIFGWKKFFDI from the coding sequence ATGGAAGAAATAGACATTTTTAAGCCTGAAGAAGGAAAACTTAAATATGATAAGAGTAGCGACATTCTTTATGTATCTTTCTATGACACTGAAAAAGGAAAATGGATATCTCTTACCATAGAGAAACTCAAAGAAAAATCAAAGTATTTTCCTAAAGACGATATCCTCTGGGTCACGATTTCCGATAAAGGAAGATGCGAGGGCGAATATTTCAGCGGCGGTTTTATAGTTGATTTTGACGAGGATGGCGAACCAGCAGGTTTAGAAATATTCGGCTGGAAGAAATTTTTTGATATCTGA
- a CDS encoding Piwi domain-containing protein, with product METKVELNGFEIVPSIIPDVVYRFRLIPQSEDLDERNGEVRSIGVPITPVEDAEVEVVSHRKSLPCSDAELLEEIPFQKLQDFIQEKILIKILNEKGIKKLLKENLPKKKEIHSSYSVILTIGNFTVRKIREKFYLFFDLKHRVKWYRSIYQMLKRNEITLEDIVGERLLYYPPGNSPGKGDLINVEEVIKSPSEEERESILKLLEKKYGVTDFPKEFPILKAKFGRKGRVYPFHPDTCYRTKTLSPNKLVISNFERKEILKETVRKIPFLADTPCSIDGKLFSKPVYVVKTIDGTEKKVFSLKEVLNYPPFSIPQYIEEQGGMPFFVLVDKRFNESSVNAFLRSQLKDKKALKLNRIEGYKELFKTIRPAKGKLVFIVDFDDFSLPKKIQEEISKYKFSSALCLIPEMNKEKYDSLKRRLFAKNIISQFVIYDKWIRNSNPLNISRTLVYNIYAKLGIRPFSLSEKFNYDLIIGVDCGNDPFNRRTRAGGITVFLSDGTIKGLYPVSIDTGGEKIDNLNWILEIVVEKINVYGSRVLLLKDGNLYKDEVGSLSESYVVKDRKLKVFTANIKKGHSFRILSDEGKKGVVLRKDLAVLLPHSCKGARSILIDSFWEISYGQYSPNSITSELIRTLFLLTKLNFSTIFNDENKLRLPAPIHYSHLYVNALRRNWIVDQYLLEMGALYFL from the coding sequence ATGGAAACCAAAGTGGAACTCAATGGTTTTGAAATAGTACCGTCAATTATTCCTGATGTTGTTTATAGATTTCGTCTTATTCCTCAATCAGAAGATTTAGATGAGAGAAACGGAGAAGTTCGCTCTATAGGTGTCCCTATTACTCCTGTGGAAGATGCAGAAGTTGAAGTGGTATCTCACAGAAAATCATTACCGTGCAGCGATGCAGAATTGTTAGAGGAAATACCATTTCAAAAACTTCAAGACTTCATTCAAGAGAAGATACTTATAAAAATTTTGAACGAAAAAGGAATAAAAAAACTGCTTAAAGAAAACCTTCCTAAAAAGAAAGAAATTCATTCTTCCTATTCTGTAATACTCACTATCGGAAACTTCACCGTAAGAAAAATCAGAGAAAAATTCTATTTATTCTTTGACCTAAAGCACAGGGTTAAATGGTACAGAAGTATTTACCAGATGCTTAAACGGAATGAGATTACCTTAGAAGATATAGTTGGAGAAAGATTGCTCTATTATCCTCCTGGAAATAGTCCTGGTAAGGGCGACCTTATAAACGTAGAAGAAGTGATTAAAAGTCCTTCTGAAGAAGAGAGAGAAAGCATTTTAAAACTTCTAGAGAAAAAATACGGCGTAACAGATTTCCCGAAAGAATTTCCCATTTTGAAAGCTAAATTCGGTAGAAAAGGCAGGGTTTATCCATTTCATCCTGACACTTGCTACCGAACTAAAACTTTATCCCCTAATAAACTCGTAATTTCAAATTTCGAGAGAAAAGAAATCCTGAAAGAAACTGTCAGGAAGATTCCGTTTTTAGCTGATACTCCCTGTAGCATAGATGGAAAACTTTTTTCAAAGCCAGTTTATGTAGTTAAAACCATAGATGGAACAGAGAAAAAGGTTTTTTCACTTAAAGAAGTATTGAATTACCCTCCGTTTTCTATTCCACAATACATAGAAGAACAGGGAGGAATGCCATTTTTCGTCTTGGTAGACAAAAGATTTAATGAAAGCAGCGTAAATGCGTTTTTACGTAGTCAACTTAAAGATAAGAAAGCTTTAAAACTAAACAGAATAGAAGGTTACAAAGAACTATTTAAGACGATACGTCCTGCTAAAGGCAAACTTGTGTTTATAGTTGATTTCGACGATTTTTCTTTACCTAAAAAAATTCAGGAAGAAATTAGTAAATACAAATTTTCTTCTGCTCTTTGCCTTATTCCTGAAATGAACAAAGAAAAATACGATTCTCTTAAAAGAAGGTTGTTTGCCAAAAACATAATAAGCCAGTTTGTCATTTATGATAAATGGATAAGAAACTCTAATCCTTTAAATATTTCTAGAACTTTAGTCTATAACATATACGCCAAGCTCGGTATAAGACCATTCTCTCTGTCAGAAAAGTTCAATTACGACCTTATCATAGGCGTTGATTGCGGTAACGATCCTTTTAACCGTAGAACTCGTGCAGGAGGGATAACTGTATTTCTATCTGATGGCACTATAAAAGGTCTTTATCCTGTTTCTATCGATACAGGAGGAGAGAAAATAGATAACCTTAACTGGATACTTGAAATAGTTGTGGAGAAAATAAACGTTTACGGCAGCAGAGTTTTACTGCTAAAAGACGGGAATCTATATAAAGATGAAGTAGGTTCTTTATCTGAATCTTATGTTGTAAAAGATAGAAAATTAAAAGTGTTTACCGCCAATATTAAGAAAGGGCATTCTTTCCGCATATTATCCGACGAAGGAAAGAAAGGCGTTGTCTTAAGAAAGGATTTGGCCGTTCTCTTACCTCACTCTTGCAAAGGTGCCAGAAGCATTCTGATAGACAGTTTCTGGGAAATAAGTTACGGGCAATACTCTCCTAATTCAATTACCTCTGAACTCATAAGAACACTCTTTTTACTAACCAAGCTTAACTTTTCTACCATATTCAATGATGAAAACAAACTGAGGTTGCCCGCACCAATTCACTATTCTCACCTTTACGTGAACGCTTTAAGAAGAAACTGGATAGTTGACCAATACCTTCTTGAAATGGGAGCGCTTTATTTTCTATGA
- the uvrA gene encoding excinuclease ABC subunit UvrA, with amino-acid sequence MKDKIIIKGARQHNLKNIDLEIPKNKLVVITGVSGSGKSSLAFDTLYAEGQRRYVESLSAYARQFLELMEKPDVDLIEGLSPAISIEQKTVSKNPRSTVGTTTEIHDYLRVLFARAGTPYCPNCNVPIQPQTVQEIVDRILEKEGKRVILLSPIVRERKGEHKDLLEKIARQGFRRVRIDGKEYRIEEALELKLEKKVKHTIEVIVDRIKVSAKNKNRIADSVEIAVKLSDGLVIVQDYETKEEETFSTKGACPICGFSFKEISPRLFSFNSPLGACPECSGLGFKLAIDPDLLIDWDKPIIEAVELSQKAKFEYLQDMIETACEYLGISSLTPAGEINKDDLNFILYSPKQPIRIFNTVPFSRGNYKPYYFEGIIKHLERRYFESESDYVKELIEPYLREVTCKACGGKRLNREALSVKIADKNIAEVEALTVEKCYEFFENLQLEGKKKLIAERVLKEIRNRLKFLIDVGLTYLTLDRRTATLSGGESQRIRLATQIGSRLTGVLYVLDEPSIGLHQRDNRKLIETLKGLRDLGNTVIVVEHDTETIESADHVIDMGPGAGIHGGEVVACGTPEEIKKNENSLTGKYLSGKLKIEVPKERRKPGDKWLKIIGASEHNLKNVDVEIPLGLFVCVTGVSGSGKSTLINEILYKALAREIYNSKVIPGKHERIEGLEHVDKVVRVDQSPIGRTPRSNPATYVDVFTPIRELFAATPEARARGYKKGRFSFNVPGGRCEACKGDGLIKVEMHFLPDVYVTCDVCGGKRYNRETLEITYKGKNIYEVLEMTVEEAMEFFKNHPRIFNKLKTLYDVGLGYIKLGQPATTLSGGEAQRIKLARELSKKGTGKTVYILDEPTTGLHIHDIKKLIDVLQRLVDKGNTVIVIEHNLDFVKCADWIIDLGPEGGERGGQVVATGTPEDIAKTNTWTGKFLKEVLS; translated from the coding sequence ATGAAAGACAAAATCATCATTAAAGGTGCAAGGCAGCACAACTTAAAAAACATAGACCTTGAAATACCAAAAAATAAGTTAGTAGTCATTACGGGAGTTTCCGGTTCTGGAAAATCCTCCCTCGCCTTCGACACCCTCTACGCCGAAGGGCAGCGCCGCTACGTAGAAAGCCTTTCAGCCTACGCAAGACAGTTCTTGGAACTGATGGAAAAACCGGACGTTGACCTCATAGAAGGACTTTCCCCTGCCATTTCAATAGAACAGAAAACCGTTTCAAAAAATCCCCGCTCCACCGTCGGCACCACCACAGAAATCCACGATTACCTGAGAGTCCTCTTTGCAAGGGCAGGAACGCCCTACTGCCCCAACTGCAACGTCCCCATCCAGCCCCAAACGGTGCAGGAAATCGTTGACAGAATTCTTGAAAAAGAAGGCAAAAGAGTAATACTGCTTTCCCCTATCGTCAGAGAAAGAAAAGGCGAACACAAAGACCTTTTAGAAAAAATCGCAAGGCAGGGCTTTAGAAGGGTAAGAATAGACGGCAAAGAATACAGAATAGAAGAAGCCCTTGAACTGAAGTTAGAGAAGAAAGTTAAACACACGATAGAAGTTATCGTTGACAGGATAAAAGTTTCCGCAAAAAACAAAAACAGAATAGCAGACTCGGTAGAAATAGCCGTAAAACTCTCAGACGGCTTGGTTATAGTTCAGGACTACGAAACAAAAGAGGAAGAAACCTTTTCCACCAAAGGCGCTTGCCCGATATGCGGATTTTCCTTCAAGGAAATCTCACCCCGCCTATTCTCTTTCAACAGTCCTTTAGGCGCCTGTCCCGAATGCAGCGGCTTAGGCTTTAAGTTAGCAATAGACCCAGACCTCTTAATAGACTGGGACAAGCCGATAATAGAAGCCGTAGAACTTTCCCAAAAGGCAAAGTTTGAATACCTGCAGGACATGATAGAAACAGCCTGCGAATACTTGGGAATTTCCTCTCTCACGCCGGCAGGAGAAATAAACAAAGACGACCTGAACTTTATCCTCTACTCACCGAAACAGCCGATAAGAATTTTTAACACCGTTCCTTTTAGCAGAGGTAACTACAAACCATACTACTTTGAAGGAATAATCAAACACCTTGAAAGGCGCTACTTTGAATCGGAATCGGACTACGTAAAAGAGCTGATAGAACCCTACTTGAGAGAAGTCACCTGCAAAGCCTGCGGTGGCAAAAGGCTTAACAGAGAAGCGCTGTCGGTAAAAATAGCAGATAAAAACATAGCTGAAGTTGAAGCTTTAACGGTAGAAAAGTGCTACGAGTTCTTTGAAAACCTTCAGTTGGAAGGAAAGAAAAAGCTAATAGCAGAACGAGTTTTAAAGGAAATCAGAAACAGGTTAAAGTTCCTCATAGACGTCGGACTTACCTACCTGACTCTTGACAGGCGAACGGCAACCCTTTCCGGCGGAGAATCTCAAAGGATAAGGCTTGCAACACAAATAGGCTCAAGGCTGACGGGCGTTCTCTACGTTTTAGACGAACCGAGCATAGGCTTACACCAGAGGGACAACAGAAAACTCATTGAAACCCTGAAAGGACTGAGAGATTTAGGAAACACCGTAATAGTGGTAGAGCACGACACCGAAACGATAGAAAGCGCAGACCACGTAATAGACATGGGACCGGGCGCAGGAATTCACGGCGGCGAAGTCGTTGCCTGCGGAACGCCGGAAGAGATAAAGAAAAACGAAAATTCCCTAACCGGAAAGTACTTGAGCGGAAAACTGAAAATAGAAGTACCGAAAGAAAGAAGGAAGCCGGGTGACAAGTGGCTTAAAATCATCGGCGCTTCAGAGCACAACCTAAAAAACGTTGACGTTGAAATACCTTTAGGCTTGTTCGTCTGCGTCACAGGCGTTTCCGGCTCTGGAAAATCCACCCTCATCAACGAAATCCTCTACAAAGCATTAGCCCGCGAAATTTACAACTCAAAAGTAATCCCCGGAAAACACGAAAGAATAGAAGGTTTAGAACACGTTGACAAAGTAGTAAGGGTTGACCAGTCTCCCATAGGCAGAACGCCCCGCTCAAACCCTGCCACCTACGTTGACGTCTTTACCCCCATAAGAGAGCTTTTCGCCGCAACGCCGGAAGCAAGAGCAAGGGGCTACAAAAAGGGAAGGTTCTCCTTTAACGTTCCCGGCGGAAGGTGCGAAGCCTGCAAAGGCGACGGGCTGATAAAGGTTGAAATGCACTTTCTACCCGACGTTTACGTAACCTGCGACGTGTGCGGAGGAAAGCGCTATAACAGAGAAACTTTAGAAATTACCTACAAAGGCAAAAACATCTACGAAGTCCTTGAAATGACCGTTGAAGAAGCGATGGAGTTTTTCAAAAACCACCCGCGGATATTCAACAAGCTGAAAACCCTCTACGACGTGGGACTCGGCTACATCAAGTTGGGGCAACCGGCAACGACCCTTTCAGGCGGCGAAGCTCAAAGAATAAAGTTAGCAAGAGAACTCTCAAAGAAAGGAACGGGAAAAACCGTTTACATATTGGACGAACCAACGACAGGACTTCACATCCATGACATTAAAAAGCTCATAGATGTCCTTCAAAGATTAGTTGATAAGGGTAACACCGTAATAGTTATAGAACACAACCTTGACTTTGTAAAGTGCGCCGACTGGATAATAGACTTAGGACCAGAAGGCGGAGAAAGAGGTGGACAGGTAGTAGCGACAGGAACGCCAGAAGACATAGCAAAAACAAACACATGGACAGGAAAGTTCTTAAAAGAAGTCCTTTCTTAA
- the pstS gene encoding phosphate ABC transporter substrate-binding protein PstS, translating into MMKRKLAVAATLPAVLLLAGCFGGNGNSQKTSSAGGNRKSTTVINGAGATFPYPVYVNWAKEYYRATGIKVNYQGIGSGGGIRQVTERTVDFGGSDKMLSPQELDKRRLYQFPAVIGSIVVVYNLPGIGDTELKLSNKSVCDLFMGKIKYWDNPEIKNDNPGIKLPHQRVTVIHRAEGSGTTWNFTYWLSAICPAWKEKVGYGKVVDWPTGIGAKGNAGVTNYVKQTPGAIGYVEYAYKLQNHLTAAQLQSKDGDFVKPTMKNFKAAASHARWSMKSHFYLKGNLILQPGSNSWPLTAATMILLPREKKERNKLVIDFFDWSFKNGDAIATKLGYVPLPEDLKQKIRTYWKEVVLK; encoded by the coding sequence TTGATGAAAAGAAAACTTGCAGTTGCAGCAACACTTCCGGCTGTTTTACTACTTGCAGGATGTTTTGGTGGAAATGGAAATAGCCAGAAAACTTCCTCAGCAGGAGGAAATAGAAAAAGCACAACGGTAATAAATGGTGCAGGTGCCACTTTCCCCTATCCCGTTTACGTTAACTGGGCTAAAGAGTATTACAGAGCAACCGGCATAAAAGTTAACTATCAGGGAATCGGTTCTGGCGGTGGTATCAGACAGGTAACAGAAAGAACCGTTGATTTCGGCGGTTCAGACAAGATGCTCTCACCTCAGGAATTAGATAAAAGAAGGCTCTACCAATTTCCTGCTGTAATAGGCTCAATCGTAGTTGTTTACAACCTTCCAGGTATCGGAGATACAGAATTAAAGCTCTCAAACAAATCGGTTTGCGACCTGTTCATGGGCAAAATTAAATACTGGGATAACCCAGAAATTAAAAACGACAATCCAGGCATTAAACTACCCCACCAGAGGGTAACGGTAATTCACAGAGCTGAAGGTTCAGGAACTACCTGGAACTTTACATACTGGCTCAGCGCCATATGTCCTGCCTGGAAAGAAAAGGTGGGTTACGGTAAAGTAGTGGACTGGCCTACCGGCATCGGTGCAAAAGGTAATGCAGGCGTGACAAACTACGTCAAACAAACGCCCGGTGCAATCGGTTACGTCGAATACGCCTACAAGCTACAAAACCACTTAACAGCAGCCCAGCTTCAATCTAAAGATGGTGACTTCGTCAAGCCTACCATGAAAAACTTTAAGGCTGCCGCCTCCCATGCCAGATGGAGTATGAAATCTCACTTCTACTTAAAAGGAAACCTAATACTCCAGCCTGGAAGCAACAGCTGGCCCCTCACCGCTGCAACGATGATTTTACTTCCAAGAGAAAAGAAAGAGAGAAACAAGTTGGTAATAGACTTCTTTGATTGGTCATTCAAAAACGGCGATGCTATAGCTACAAAGTTAGGTTACGTTCCACTTCCAGAAGACTTAAAGCAAAAGATAAGAACCTACTGGAAAGAAGTGGTTTTAAAATAG
- the purH gene encoding bifunctional phosphoribosylaminoimidazolecarboxamide formyltransferase/IMP cyclohydrolase, translating to MKPVRAIVSVSDKTGIVDFVKKLVDLGIEIISTGGTAKLLKEAGIPVREISDLTGFPEIMEGRVKTLHPKVHGGILARRDKEDHLKAMEELGIERIDMVVVNLYPFKETVKRGASLEEIIENIDIGGPTMVRAAAKNYRDVAIVTDPKDYDLVVKELEETGKISLKTRFYLAKKAFNLTAHYDALISDFLYSIDEEGNPVAVREMRNPLTITFEKVQDLRYGENPHQRGAFYKEVFIDEPCVSSAEKLAGEKELSFNNLYDLDGAFNLVLEFDPEKEGVACAIIKHANPCGVALGKTPEEAYEKALNVDPVSAFGGIIAFNSKVNAEVAKLITQRFYECIIAPEYDEEALEILKTKKNLRVLTTNGLSGLERRGQKSPFDYRRITGGLLVQDRDLVVFDPEKVKVVTDREPTEREWEDMIFAFKVVKWVKSNSVVYAKNKVAIGIGVGQTSRIDSARCAAEKAKMMGMDLEGSVLASEAFFPFRDSVDEAAKVGVTAIIQPGGSIRDSEVIQAANEHNMAMVFTGIRHFRH from the coding sequence ATGAAACCTGTTAGAGCTATTGTTTCTGTTTCAGATAAGACGGGAATTGTAGATTTCGTTAAGAAACTTGTTGACTTAGGAATAGAGATAATTTCTACCGGTGGCACTGCTAAACTTCTGAAAGAAGCTGGTATTCCAGTTAGAGAGATTTCTGACCTTACGGGTTTCCCGGAGATAATGGAAGGTAGGGTAAAGACGCTTCATCCTAAGGTTCATGGTGGAATACTGGCAAGAAGAGATAAGGAAGACCACTTAAAAGCCATGGAGGAACTCGGGATAGAGAGAATAGATATGGTTGTAGTTAATCTCTATCCCTTTAAAGAGACGGTTAAAAGGGGGGCATCTTTAGAAGAGATAATTGAAAACATAGATATTGGTGGTCCTACGATGGTAAGGGCTGCTGCTAAGAACTACAGAGATGTTGCAATAGTTACTGACCCGAAAGACTACGACCTTGTAGTGAAAGAATTGGAAGAAACTGGGAAGATTTCTCTTAAAACGAGGTTTTACCTTGCTAAAAAGGCGTTTAATTTAACAGCCCATTACGATGCCTTGATATCCGATTTTCTCTATTCCATAGATGAGGAAGGCAATCCTGTTGCCGTCAGAGAGATGAGAAATCCGCTTACTATAACGTTTGAGAAAGTGCAGGATTTGAGATACGGCGAAAATCCCCACCAACGCGGCGCCTTCTACAAAGAAGTTTTCATTGATGAGCCTTGTGTTTCTTCAGCAGAGAAGTTAGCTGGCGAAAAAGAGCTTTCCTTCAACAACCTTTACGACCTTGATGGTGCTTTCAACTTAGTTTTGGAGTTTGACCCTGAAAAAGAGGGTGTTGCCTGCGCTATTATTAAACACGCCAATCCTTGTGGTGTTGCTCTCGGAAAGACTCCAGAAGAAGCTTACGAAAAAGCTTTAAACGTTGACCCTGTTTCCGCTTTTGGCGGAATAATTGCTTTTAACTCAAAGGTTAACGCTGAGGTGGCAAAACTGATTACTCAGAGGTTTTACGAATGCATAATAGCGCCTGAGTATGACGAAGAAGCTCTAGAAATTCTCAAGACGAAAAAGAACTTAAGAGTTTTGACTACTAACGGACTTTCGGGACTTGAAAGGAGAGGACAGAAGTCGCCTTTTGACTACCGCCGCATAACGGGAGGGTTGTTAGTTCAGGATAGGGATTTGGTCGTTTTTGACCCTGAAAAGGTGAAGGTGGTTACAGACAGAGAGCCTACCGAAAGGGAATGGGAGGACATGATTTTTGCCTTTAAAGTAGTTAAATGGGTAAAATCCAACTCTGTTGTTTACGCCAAGAATAAAGTTGCTATCGGTATAGGTGTTGGTCAGACTTCCCGTATAGATTCTGCCCGTTGTGCTGCCGAAAAGGCAAAGATGATGGGAATGGATTTGGAAGGTTCTGTTTTAGCTTCTGAAGCTTTCTTCCCGTTTAGGGATAGCGTAGATGAAGCAGCAAAGGTGGGAGTTACGGCGATAATCCAGCCGGGTGGTTCTATAAGGGATTCAGAGGTTATTCAGGCTGCCAACGAACATAATATGGCTATGGTGTTTACTGGAATAAGACATTTTAGGCATTAA
- the alr gene encoding alanine racemase, which produces MLRWAEIHLDRLVENYKQIKNLSAGKKIIAVVKANAYGHGIKEVAQTLAKHTDVSAFAVATFDEAEELRNIGIARDILVMASPLSEGLDKIKELNAVPVIFDFEDLKLAKELKIPFHIKIDTGMGRLGFLENQWNKLLEELKGTNLKGIMTHFCCADEDKNFTEYQFKEFLSFFQKLKSLNFKNLTIHADNSSAIPFKLNKILTHSRVGIALYGTKPYENYPAELKQVMEVKAKVITTKELPANFPVSYSATYKTKQKEKVAVISFGYADGYLRSFSNKGYVLINDEKCPVRGRVCMDMTIVSSKTAKKGDTVTIFGEKITFEETAKVAGTISYELMCDISPRVKRIYFYPSQT; this is translated from the coding sequence GTGCTCCGCTGGGCAGAAATTCATTTAGACAGACTAGTAGAAAACTACAAGCAAATAAAAAATTTGTCAGCCGGGAAAAAAATAATCGCCGTAGTTAAAGCAAACGCCTACGGTCACGGCATAAAAGAAGTCGCGCAAACGCTGGCAAAGCACACCGACGTATCCGCATTTGCAGTAGCAACTTTTGACGAAGCCGAAGAATTAAGAAACATTGGAATCGCAAGAGATATTTTAGTAATGGCTTCTCCTCTATCTGAAGGTTTGGATAAAATCAAAGAACTCAATGCTGTTCCCGTAATTTTTGACTTTGAAGACCTGAAATTAGCAAAAGAGCTGAAAATCCCCTTCCACATCAAAATAGACACCGGAATGGGACGCCTTGGATTTTTAGAAAATCAGTGGAACAAACTTTTAGAAGAACTAAAAGGAACAAACCTCAAAGGAATTATGACCCACTTCTGCTGTGCAGATGAAGACAAAAATTTCACTGAGTATCAATTTAAAGAGTTTCTCTCGTTCTTTCAAAAACTCAAAAGCCTCAACTTCAAGAACCTTACCATCCACGCAGACAATTCCTCTGCCATACCTTTTAAACTCAACAAAATCCTCACCCACTCCCGCGTCGGCATAGCACTATACGGCACAAAACCTTACGAAAATTACCCGGCAGAGCTAAAGCAGGTAATGGAAGTAAAAGCGAAAGTCATAACAACCAAAGAACTCCCGGCAAACTTCCCCGTCTCCTACTCTGCAACATACAAAACAAAACAGAAAGAAAAAGTAGCCGTAATCTCCTTCGGCTATGCAGACGGATATTTGCGGAGTTTCTCAAACAAAGGATACGTCCTCATAAACGATGAAAAGTGTCCCGTTCGCGGAAGAGTCTGCATGGACATGACGATAGTTTCCTCAAAAACGGCGAAAAAAGGAGATACGGTAACGATATTCGGCGAAAAAATCACATTTGAAGAAACAGCAAAAGTAGCAGGAACAATTTCCTACGAACTCATGTGCGACATCAGTCCCAGAGTTAAAAGGATTTACTTTTACCCATCACAAACATAA